One genomic window of Manihot esculenta cultivar AM560-2 chromosome 16, M.esculenta_v8, whole genome shotgun sequence includes the following:
- the LOC110604273 gene encoding galactan beta-1,4-galactosyltransferase GALS3 → MMGKEREKERTDKKMFVGVVMNCAAELKLLLIALLVLCSIATLLQFLPSRFSISTSDLRFCISRITTTTTTTTTTTTSSIGHPETPLNSSLATAPNPSPLSVQQGEEVLENGVLKRIFNPYGAAAYNFITMGAYRGGLNTFAIIGLSSKPLHLYSNPTYQCEWVPQPSSSDNSSAVPITSTAYKILPDWGYGRVYTVVVVNCTFSQPINANNSGGKLFLLASTSGGGDKNFNITDRFEVLHEQAGNLNLTLFTSKPKYEYLYCGSSLYGGLSPQRVREWIAFHVRLFGQRSHFVIHDAGGVHEEVMEVLKPWMDLGYVTLQDIREQERFDGYYHNQFMVVNDCLHRYRFMTKWMFFFDVDEYIYVPPKNTIKSVLDSLSDYTQFTIEQMPMSSKLCLAADYGRYYRKWGFEKLVYRDIKRGIRRDRKYAIQPKNVFATGVHMSQNLAGKSTHKTESRIKYFHYHGTIAQRREPCRKLLNVTEINFENNPYVLDTTMRDIAWSVKKFEQKMIGSRLQNTRQ, encoded by the exons ATGATGggtaaagaaagagaaaaagaaagaacagacaAGAAGATGTTTGTTGGAGTTGTAATGAACTGTGCTGCAGAGCTTAAGCTTCTTTTAATTGCTCTTTTAGTTCTCTGCAGTATAGCAACACTTCTACAGTTTCTTCCTTCTCGTTTCTCTATATCTACCTCTGATCTCCGCTTTTGTATCTCCAGAATCACCACCACTACAACCACCACCACCACTACCACCACCTCCTCCATTGGCCACCCAGAAACCCCATTAAATTCCTCTCTTGCTACCGCCCCTAACCCATCTCCCTTATCTGTTCAACAAGGTGAAGAAGTTCTTGAAAATGGAGTTCTTAAGAGGATCTTTAATCCTTATGGTGCTGCAGCTTATAACTTCATTACCATGGGCGCTTACAGAGGTGGACTCAATACTTTTGCCATTATAGGCTTGTCTTCAAAGCCTCTTCATCTTTATTCAAATCCCACTTACCAATGCGAGTGGGTTCCCCAGCCATCCTCTTCCGACAACTCCTCCGCCGTCCCCATCACCTCCACCGCTTACAAGATCCTTCCTGATTGGGGCTACGGCCGCGTTTACACTGTTGTTGTTGTGAATTGCACGTTTTCTCAACCCATCAACGCTAATAATTCAGGTGGGAAACTCTTTCTACTCGCATCCACATCAGGCGGTGGTGACAAAAACTTCAACATCACAGACAGATTTGAGGTTCTTCATGAACAGGCTGGAAACTTAAACCTGACTCTATTCACATCGAAACCCAAATACGAATATTTGTATTGCGGGTCTTCTCTCTACGGTGGTTTGAGTCCACAGAGAGTCAGAGAATGGATTGCTTTCCATGTGAGGCTGTTTGGTCAGAGATCCCATTTTGTGATACACGATGCAGGTGGGGTTCATGAGGAGGTGATGGAGGTTTTGAAGCCATGGATGGATTTGGGATATGTGACATTGCAGGACATAAGAGAGCAAGAGAGATTTGATGGGTATTATCATAATCAATTCATGGTGGTTAATgattgcctgcataggtacagATTTATGACAAAGTGGATGTTCTTCTTTGATGTTGACGAGTATATTTATGTTCCTCCAAAGAACACCATCAAGTCTGTGTTGGATTCCCTCTCGGATTATACTCAATTCACTATTGAGCAGATGCCCATGAGCAGCAAGCTCTGCCTCGCGGCTGATTATGGTAGATATTacag GAAATGGGGATTTGAGAAGCTTGTATATAGAGACATCAAGAGGGGGATAAGGAGAGATCGAAAATACGCGATCCAACCGAAAAATGTATTCGCGACGGGAGTGCATATGTCCCAGAATCTAGCTGGGAAGTCTACACACAAGACAGAGAGCAGGATCAAATATTTCCATTACCATGGAACTATAGCACAAAGGCGTGAACCCTGCAGGAAATTGCTCAATGTGACAGAGATAAACTTTGAAAACAACCCTTATGTTCTGGATACCACAATGAGAGATATTGCCTGGTCTGTCAAGAAATTTGAGCAGAAAATGATTGGCTCCAGGCTGCAAAACACCCGGCAATga